The genomic interval CCATCAGAAACGGTAACAATTGCTCCCGATTGAAAGCTATTCAAAAATGCATCTAGAGTTGTTGGAGAGTAGATGTCTTGTGTTTTTGAAATCAAAACAATTGGCGGCATTCCAGTTTCTATTCTTCCATCAATGACTACTTTTTCTTCGTATCCTGGAATATCAATGTTTACTTCTTTCGTACAAGAGGAAAGAATGGCGGAAAAAGAGAAAAGCACTATTAAAACTCGAAATTCCATGTGATACTTGGTAATATTGGAAACAAGGAAACTTGCTTCACAGAAATTTTAAAATCGTTAGAAGTTACACTTCCGCTGTTATCAATATACAAAAAATAAGGATTCGCTCGGTTGTAAACATTGTAAACAGAGAACGCAACGTTTTGTCTAAATTTCTTCACAACTTCCATCTTTTCTCCTGTTTTCTTATCGATTCGTGTTTTTGTTGGTTTATCATACCACGTTGCAGAAATATCTAATCGGTGATATGGAGCCATCCGTGTGGAATTACGAGGGCCGTAATTGAACAATAAATCTTGATTGTTGAAATACCAGCTATTTGGAAGGGTTAATGTGTTTCCAGATGCATAAATGAAGGATAGACCAAATGTCCAATGCTTATTCAATTCGTAAGTTCCAACAAGCGTTAAGTCATGTCTTCGGTCGTATTTTGCTGGATATTTCTCAGCTTGTAAATCAGGGAAGAGACGATCTGTTTTTGCAAGAGTGTAACCAATCCAACCAGTTAATTTTCCAAATGTTCTTTTGATAAAGAATTCAGCACCATAACTCCAGCCAGTTCCATAAACCAATAAATTATCGGTGTTGTCATTCACATTGTCTGTTGGTAAAGCACCTTGTTTGAACTCAATCACGTTTTCCATTTTCTTGTAATACACTTCCACAGAAGTTTCCCATTTATTGTTGCTAAAGTTTCTAAAATAACCCAAGCTTGCTTGCCAACCTTTTTGTGGGTGCGATTTATCGGTGCTTGGATACCAAATATCAGTTGGAAGTGAAACAGCGCTCAAACTTGCTAAGTGAACGTATTGATTGTTGTAAGTAAATCCGGCTTTGATAGAACTGTTGTCTTTTAATAAGAAGCGAGCTGAAATGCGTGGTTCAAATCCGAAGAAAGACTTGATTATTTCTCCTTTTCGGTAATTTTTTGTGGAATCTATTTGTCCTGTTGGACTTTTATAGTAGCGTGTAAATGGTCCTGTAAATTGGTACATGCTGACTCTAATTCCAGCATTGATTCGAAGCCAAGAAGTAATATCCACTTCATCTTGCGCATAAATTCCAGATTCGTGACTGAATAATTTTTGAGCCAATCCAGTATCAAATACCACATCTTCTTGTGAAGCAGAAACACTTGTTGGTGTAAATGTATGATAGATGTAATCTGCTCCCATTTTGATGGAATGACGATTGTTTGGAAAATACGATAATTCTACTTTTCCTCCCAAATCTCTGATTCCTGATTTTAATTCAAACTTAAATTGATCTTGTTCGGATCCAAAACTGAATAAATAATCGGTTAAAGTTGCAGTCGTATTCATGAATAACTTACTGCTAAATTGATGGTTCCATCTAAATGCTCCAATTCCATTTCCCCAAGGCATGCGAACATTGAAATTGGCATTTTTATTCCCGAAATTGAATAAATCTTTCCCGTAATACCCGCTCAAATAAATTTTGTCTTTTGGACCTAGTCTGTAATTCAATTTGGCGTTTAAATCGTAGAAAAAATAACTAGATCCATAAAAGGCGCTCGATTTTTTGATAAATGCTTTCATGAAAACATCGATGTAGGTTCTTCGAGCAGAAACAATGAATGAACCTTTATTCTTCACAATTGGACCTTCCAAAGTTAATCGCGAAGATATAAGTCCTAGACCACCAGTGACTTTGAATTTCTTGTTATTCCCTTCATTCATGTTTACCTCAAGCACAGATGAAAGTCTGCCTCCATAACTTGCTGGCATACTTCCTTTTATCAAATTTACACTTTTAATGGCATCTGAATTGAAAACAGAAAAGAATCCAAATAAGTGAGAGGCATTGTAAACCTGAGCATTATCTAGCAATACCAAGTTTTGATCTGGTCCTCCGCCACGAACATAAAAACCTTGTCCACCTTCGCTAACGGATGAAACACCAGGAAGTAATTGAATGGTTTTTAACACATCGACTTCACCTAAAAAGGCTGGAAGCTTCTTGATGAGATTAATGTCTAATTCAATTTGTCCAATTTTGGTAGAGTTCACATTGTCTCCTTTTTTGGCATTGATTTCTACTTCATCAATTTCAACGGATTTTCCAAGTTCTATGTTTTTGACAATATTGTTAGTTAAGTCCACTGAAATAGTGTCATTTGGTAATCCTCCTCCCCGATAAATGAGTTGATATGTTCCTTTGGGAAGTGTTAAAGAATAAAAGCCGTACTCATTAGTAATTGCACCCTTTTGAATAGTTGGTGCAAAGACTTGGCCACCAATAATTGGTTCTCCAGAACTTTCTTCGGTTAAATAACCACTAATTGTAGCATTTTCCTGACAAAAAACAGGTGAAATAAGAAACAAAAAGAGAATTTGTAAGTAGAGATGCTTCATTCCAATTTTAGTGTCAACGAATTTAACGCTTTTCCTTTAATTTATGCGGTGTATTCTTTGCCTTTTTGTTAAATTTGAACTTCCAAAAAAATACACAATAATGAAAATTTCATCTGCTTGGTTACATGAGTTTTTACCCCTTCAAAAATCTCCTGAAGAATTAGATCAATTACTAACTGATACTGGTTTGGAAGTGGAAGGTTTTGAAACGATTGAAAGCGTGAAAGGCGGCTTGCAAGGTGTTGTTGTTGCTGAAGTGATTGAATGCGAGCAACATCCGAATGCTGATCGTTTGAAAGTAACCAAAGTAAATAATGGTACTGAAATTCTTCAAGTTGTTTGTGGTGCGCCAAATGTAGCGGTTGGACAGAAAGTGATTTTAGCACAAGTGGGTGCTACTTTATATCCGAAACCAGATGAGCCTTTGAAAATGAAGGTGTCGAAAATTCGCGATGTAGAATCTCACGGAATGCTTTGCGCAGAAGATGAATTGGGGTTAGGAACAAGTCACGATGGTATTTTAGTACTTGATCCTGCTGCAAAAGTAGGGATGCCAGCGGCTGAGTATTTGGAATTGGAAAGTGATGTTCAAATAGAGATTGGGTTGACTCCAAACAGAGCAGATGCAATGGGACATGTTGGTGTGGCTCGAGATGTGTTGGCTTACTTGGCTTGTCACGAAGGAAGTAACGCAAAATTACAATTAAAAGAAACAAAGAAACCCGTTAAAGAAGCTGATTTGGTTGTTTCTGTTTCGGTTGAAAATACAGAACGTTGTCCCAGATATTTGGGAATTACGCTAAGAGATGTGGAGGTAAAGCCTTCTCCAGCTTGGTTACAAAATAAATTAAGAGCAGTTGGACTTTCACCGATCAACAATGTTGTAGACGTAACAAATTACGTCATGCGTGAATTGGGAACTCCATTGCATGCTTTTGATGCAAAAGTGGTGGCAGGAAAAGTGATTGTTCGTACAGCAAAATCAGGAGAAAAAATCACTACATTGGATGGTGTTGTACGTGAATTGCACGAAGAAGACTTAGTGATTGCAAATGGTTCAGAAGCCATGTGTATTGCGGGTGTTTTTGGAGGAAATCACTCTGGAATTTCAGATTCTACGACGGATGTGTTTTTGGAAGCTGCCTATTTTCAGCCTGTTTCGGTACGTAAAACGGC from Fluviicola taffensis DSM 16823 carries:
- a CDS encoding TonB-dependent receptor — its product is MKHLYLQILFLFLISPVFCQENATISGYLTEESSGEPIIGGQVFAPTIQKGAITNEYGFYSLTLPKGTYQLIYRGGGLPNDTISVDLTNNIVKNIELGKSVEIDEVEINAKKGDNVNSTKIGQIELDINLIKKLPAFLGEVDVLKTIQLLPGVSSVSEGGQGFYVRGGGPDQNLVLLDNAQVYNASHLFGFFSVFNSDAIKSVNLIKGSMPASYGGRLSSVLEVNMNEGNNKKFKVTGGLGLISSRLTLEGPIVKNKGSFIVSARRTYIDVFMKAFIKKSSAFYGSSYFFYDLNAKLNYRLGPKDKIYLSGYYGKDLFNFGNKNANFNVRMPWGNGIGAFRWNHQFSSKLFMNTTATLTDYLFSFGSEQDQFKFELKSGIRDLGGKVELSYFPNNRHSIKMGADYIYHTFTPTSVSASQEDVVFDTGLAQKLFSHESGIYAQDEVDITSWLRINAGIRVSMYQFTGPFTRYYKSPTGQIDSTKNYRKGEIIKSFFGFEPRISARFLLKDNSSIKAGFTYNNQYVHLASLSAVSLPTDIWYPSTDKSHPQKGWQASLGYFRNFSNNKWETSVEVYYKKMENVIEFKQGALPTDNVNDNTDNLLVYGTGWSYGAEFFIKRTFGKLTGWIGYTLAKTDRLFPDLQAEKYPAKYDRRHDLTLVGTYELNKHWTFGLSFIYASGNTLTLPNSWYFNNQDLLFNYGPRNSTRMAPYHRLDISATWYDKPTKTRIDKKTGEKMEVVKKFRQNVAFSVYNVYNRANPYFLYIDNSGSVTSNDFKISVKQVSLFPILPSITWNFEF